The Salvelinus namaycush isolate Seneca chromosome 28, SaNama_1.0, whole genome shotgun sequence genome contains a region encoding:
- the LOC120022962 gene encoding transmembrane protein 184C-like codes for MPCTCGNWRRWIRPLVVCLYVALLLVVLPLCVWELQKSEVGTHGKAWFIAGVFVFMTIPISLWGILQHLVHYTQPELQKPIIRILWMVPIYSVDSWIALRYPSIAIYVDTCRECYEAYVIYNFLIFLLNYLSNQYPSLVLMLEVQEQQKHLPPLCCCPPWAMGEVLLFRCKLGVLQYTVVRPVTTVIALVCQLCGVYDEGNFSNRNAWTYLVLVNNISQLFAMYCLVLLYKALKDELRQIRPVGKFLCVKMVVFASFWQAVLIAILVKVGVISDKHTWDWDSVEAVATGLQDFIICIEMFLAAIAHHYSCTYKPT; via the exons ATGCCGTGTACGTGTGGGAACTGGAGACGGTGGATCCGACCTCTCGTGGTCTGTCTCTATGTAGCCCTGCTACTCGTGGTTCTGCCGCTGTGTGTCTGGGAACTACAGAAGTCTGAG GTGGGGACCCACGGTAAAGCCTGGTTCATAGCTGGAGTGTTTGTGTTCATGaccatccccatctctctgtgGGGCATCCTGCAGCACCTGGTACACTACACACAGCCTGAGCTACAGAAACCCATTATCAG GATCCTGTGGATGGTACCCATCTACAGTGTGGACAGT TGGATCGCGCTGCGCTACCCCAGTATAGCCATCTACGTAGACACGTGTAGAGAGTGTTACGAGGCCTACGTCATTTACAACTTCCTCATCTTCCTGTTAAACTACCTCTCTAACCAGTATCCCAGTTTGGTGTTGATGCTAGAGGTTCAGGAACAACAGAAACACCTGCCACCTCTATGCTGCTGTCCACCATGGGCAATGGGAGA GGTGTTGCTGTTCCGCTGTAAGCTGGGGGTTCTACAGTACACCGTCGTCAGGCCCGTAACTACGGTGATAGCACT tgtctgtcagttgtgtggtgtgtatgacGAGGGAAACTTCAGCAACAGGAATGCCTGGACCTACCTGGTCCTAGTCAACAATATCTCTCAACTG tttGCCATGTATTGTCTGGTGCTGCTGTATAAAGCCTTGAAGGATGAACTGAGACAGATTAGACCCGTTGGGAAGTTCCTCTGTGTTAAAATGGTCGTCTTCGCCTCGTTCTg gcAGGCAGTATTGATAGCTATACTGGTGAAAGTTGGAGTGATCTCTGATAAACACACCTGGGACTGGGACAGTGTTGAGGCTGTAGCCACTGgactacag